In Acomys russatus chromosome 26, mAcoRus1.1, whole genome shotgun sequence, a genomic segment contains:
- the Exoc8 gene encoding exocyst complex component 8 has product MSDSGASRLRRQLESGGFEARLYVKQLSQQSDGDRDLQEHRQRVQALAEETAQNLKRNVYQNYRQFIETAREISYLESEMYQLSHLLTEQKSSLESIPLALLPAAAASAGEDTAGAGPRERGAAQAGFLSGPGGVPREGPGTGEEGKQRTLTTLLEKVEGCRDLLETPGQYLVYNGDLVEYEADNMAQLQRVHGFLMNDCLLVATWLPQRRGMYRYNALYPLDRLAVVNVKDNPPMKDMFKLLMFPESRIFQAENAKIKREWLEVLEETKRALSDKRRREQEEAAAPRAPPPATSKGSNPFEDEDDEELASPESEEEKVDLSMEWIQELPEDLDVCIAQRDFEGAVDLLDKLNHYLEDKPSPPPVKELRAKVDERVRQLTEVLVFELSPDRSLRGGPKATRRAVSQLIRLGQCTKACELFLRNRAAAVHTAIRQLRIEGATLLYIHKLCHVFFTSLLETAREFETDFAGTDSGCYSAFVVWARSAMGMFVDAFSKQVFDSKESLSTAAECVKVAKEHCQQLGEIGLDLTFIIHALLVKDIQGALHSYKEIIIEATKHRNSEEMWRRMNLMTPEALGKLKEEMRGCGVSNFEQYTGDDCWVNLSYTVVAFTKQTMGFLEEALKLYFPELHMVLLESLVEVILVAVQHVDYSLRCEQDPEKKAFIRQNASFLYETVLPVVERRFEEGVGKPAKQLQDLRNASRLLRVNPESTTSVV; this is encoded by the coding sequence ATGTCGGACAGCGGGGCGAGCCGCCTGCGGAGGCAGCTGGAGTCGGGGGGCTTCGAGGCGCGGCTGTACGTGAAGCAGCTGTCGCAGCAGTCGGACGGCGACCGCGACCTGCAGGAGCACCGGCAGCGGGTGCAGGCGCTGGCGGAGGAGACGGCGCAGAACCTGAAGCGCAACGTCTACCAGAACTACCGGCAGTTCATCGAGACGGCGCGCGAGATCTCGTACCTGGAGAGTGAGAtgtaccagctgagccacctgctGACGGAGCAGAAGAGCAGCCTGGAGAGCATCCCGCTGGCGCTGctgcccgccgccgccgcctctgcGGGTGAGGACACGGCGGGCGCGGGGCCTCGGGAACGCGGGGCGGCCCAGGCAGGCTTCCTTTCCGGGCCGGGCGGCGTCCCCCGCGAGGGCCCCGGTACGGGCGAGGAGGGCAAGCAGCGCACGCTCACCACGCTCCTGGAGAAGGTGGAGGGTTGCAGGGACCTGCTGGAGACGCCAGGCCAGTACCTGGTGTACAACGGGGACCTGGTGGAATACGAGGCGGACAACATGGCCCAGCTGCAGCGCGTGCATGGCTTCCTCATGAACGACTGTCTGCTGGTGGCCACCTGGCTGCCGCAACGGCGAGGCATGTACCGCTACAACGCGCTCTATCCCCTGGACCGCCTGGCGGTGGTCAACGTCAAGGACAACCCGCCCATGAAAGACATGTTCAAGCTGCTCATGTTCCCCGAGAGCCGCATCTTTCAGGCGGAAAACGCCAAGATTAAACGAGAGTGGCTGGAAGTGCTGGAGGAGACCAAGAGGGCGCTCAGCGACAAGAGGAGGcgggagcaggaggaggcagcGGCCCCTCGCGCGCCACCACCGGCCACTTCCAAGGGCAGCAACCCGTTTGAGGACGAGGACGACGAAGAGCTGGCCAGCCCCGAGTCGGAGGAGGAAAAGGTAGACCTCTCCATGGAGTGGATCCAGGAGTTGCCGGAAGACCTGGATGTCTGTATCGCACAGAGGGACTTTGAGGGGGCCGTGGACTTGCTGGACAAATTAAATCATTACCTGGAAGATAAGCCCAGCCCACCTCCCGTGAAGGAGCTGAGGGCTAAGGTGGATGAGCGGGTGCGGCAGCTCACCGAGGTGCTTGTGTTTGAGCTGTCCCCAGATCGCTCCCTGCGAGGCGGCCCGAAGGCTACGCGAAGGGCCGTGTCTCAGCTGATCCGCCTGGGCCAGTGCACCAAGGCTTGCGAGCTGTTTCTGAGGAACAGGGCGGCGGCCGTGCACACCGCCATCCGCCAGCTCCGGATAGAGGGCGCCACACTGCTCTACATCCACAAGCTGTGCCACGTCTTCTTCACCAGCCTCCTGGAGACCGCGAGGGAGTTTGAAACAGACTTTGCCGGCACGGACAGTGGCTGCTACTCTGCCTTCGTGGTCTGGGCCCGGTCTGCGATGGGCATGTTCGTGGACGCTTTCAGCAAGCAGGTTTTTGACAGCAAGGAGAGCCTGTCCACTGCGGCCGAGTGTGTGAAGGTGGCCAAGGAGCACTGCCAGCAGCTGGGAGAAATTGGGCTGGACCTCACCTTCATCATCCACGCCCTGCTGGTGAAGGACATCCAGGGGGCCTTGCACAGTTACAAGGAAATTATCATTGAAGCCACCAAGCACCGGAACTCGGAGGAGATGTGGCGTCGGATGAACCTGATGACCCCCGAGGCCCTGGGCAAGCTCAAAGAGGAGATGAGAGGCTGTGGGGTCAGCAACTTTGAGCAGTACACGGGGGATGACTGCTGGGTGAACTTGAGCTACACGGTGGTGGCCTTCACCAAGCAGACCatgggcttcctggaggaggcacTGAAGCTGTACTTCCCAGAGCTGCACATGGTGCTCCTGGAGAGTCTGGTGGAAGTCATCCTGGTTGCAGTGCAGCACGTGGACTATAGCCTGCGGTGTGAGCAGGACCCCGAGAAGAAGGCGTTCATCCGGCAGAACGCATCCTTTCTCTATGAAACCGTCCTTCCCGTGGTGGAGAGGAGGTTTGAGGAAGGTGTGGGGAAGCCCGCCAAGCAGCTGCAGGACCTTCGGAATGCATCTAGACTCCTGCGGGTAAACCCCGAGAGCACCACTTCTGTGGTCTGA
- the Sprtn gene encoding DNA-dependent metalloprotease SPRTN, translating into MDEDLMVALRLQEEWDVQVALRAAAREPVSLVDASWELVDPTPDLQALFLQFNDRFFWGQLEAVEVKWSVRMTLCAGICTYEGKGGMCSIRLSEPLLKLRPRKDLVETLLHEMIHAYLFVTNNDKDREGHGPEFCKHMHRINQMTGANITVYHTFHDEVDEYRRHWWRCNGPCQHRQPYYGYVKRATNRAPSAHDYWWADHQKTCGGTYIKIKEPENYSKKGKGKTKAGKPPVSAMENTDKVCRGEAQPLIPFSGKGYVLGDTSSCPSAGKLKASLVVNEAKGLSGQDNSASGLRLDSNIEVKCEQNSFSNKKPHLVSPVPTASHQSVLSSYFPRVSVANQKAFRSVNGSPVKSGTVGDGSTHSAVSSSQRKVPPSRASLRNASKVMAAAAATVTSSAISREESGSEDQFLSKRSRLEDRTALDNVIQEQTQSGGGDLLDSPRPIATSAPRSQRRLVNCPVCQGIVLESQINEHLDRCLEGNKTNLRPRRV; encoded by the exons ATGGACGAGGATCTGATGGTCGCGCTGCGGCTGCAGGAGGAGTGGGACGTGCAGGTGGCCCTGCGCGCGGCGGCCCGGGAGCCCGTGTCGTTGGTGGACGCGTCCTGGGAGCTGGTGGACCCCACCCCGGACCTGCAGGCGCTCTTCTTGCAGTTTAACGACCGCTTCTTCTGGGGTCAGCTGGAGGCGGTGGAGGTTAAGTGGAGTGTGCGCATGACACT GTGTGCTGGGATTTGCACCTATGAAGGGAAAGGCGGGATGTGCTCCATCCGTCTCAGTGAGCCCCTTTTAAAACTGAGACCAAGAAAGGACCTTGTAGAG ACTCTTTTGCATGAAATGATACACGCCTACTTATTTGTCACGAATAACGATAAAGACCGGGAAGGACATGGCCCAGAGTTTTGTAAACACATGCATCGTATCAACCAGATGACAGGAGCCAACATAACG GTCTACCACACTTTCCACGATGAGGTGGACGAGTACCGGCGGCACTGGTGGCGTTGCAACGGGCCCTGCCAGCACAGACAGCCCTACTACGGCTACGTGAAGCGTGCCACCAACAGGGCACCCTCTGCGCATGACTACTGGTGGGCTGACCACCAGAAAACCTGCGGAGGCACGTACATCAAAATCAAGGAGCCAGAGAACTACTCGAAGAAAGGCAAAGGGAAGACAAAAGCTGGCAAGCCACCGGTGTCAGCCATGGAGAACACAG ACAAGGTGTGCAGAGGGGAGGCTCAGCCGCTCATCCCGTTCAGCGGAAAAGGTTATGTTCTCGGAGACACAAGCTCTTGTCCCTCCGCGGGGAAGTTGAAGGCCTCACTCGTGGTTAATGAAGCCAAAGGTCTCTCAGGTCAAGACAATTCAGCAAGTGGCCTCAGGCTCGATTCCAACATTGAGGTGAAATGTGAACAAAACAGTTTCTCAAATAAAAAACCTCATCTGGTCTCCCCTGTTCCTACTGCCAGTCACCAGAGTGTCCTGAGCAGCTACTTCCCCAGAGTCTCTGTGGCCAACCAGAAGGCCTTCAGGAGTGTGAATGGATCCCCAGTGAAGAGTGGGACTGTTGGGGACGGCTCCACGCATTCAGCAGTGTCCAGCTCTCAGAGAAAGGTGCCACCTTCCAGGGCATCCCTGAGAAATGCCTCCAAAGtaatggcagcagcagcagcaactgtgACATCCTCAGCCATCTCCCGAGAGGAGAGTGGGTCTGAAGACCAATTCCTGAGCAAGCGGTCCAGGCTGGAGGACAGGACTGCTTTGGATAATGTCATCCAGGAGCAAACacagagtggtggtggtgaccTTCTGGATAGCCCACGGCCCATAGCCACCAGCGCGCCTCGCAGCCAACGACGGCTGGTCAACTGCCCCGTCTGTCAGGGCATAGTTCTGGAGTCACAGATTAATGAACATCTGGACCGCTGCCTGGAAGGTAACAAAACCAATCTCCGACCTCGAAGAGTCTGA